A stretch of Castanea sativa cultivar Marrone di Chiusa Pesio chromosome 2, ASM4071231v1 DNA encodes these proteins:
- the LOC142623436 gene encoding glutaredoxin-C3 produces the protein MRSFQFRGVVVAVVGLLLLLLLGHIPKEVKASTSASAFVQNAIYSNKIAFFSKSYCPYCLRAKGILSELHEQPFVVELDLRDDGAEIQDVLLDLVGRHTVPQIFVNGKHIGGSDDLKAAVQSGQLQKLLSTS, from the exons ATGCGCAGTTTTCAGTTTCGGGGGGTTGTTGTTGCAGTGGTcgggttgttgttgttgttgttgttgggtcACATACCAAAGGAAGTCAAAGCCTCCACCTCGGCTTCGGCCTTCGTACAGAACGCCATCTACTCCAACAAGATTGCCTTTTTCTCCAAATCCTACTGCCC GTATTGCTTGCGTGCCAAGGGGATACTCAGTGAACTACATGAGCAGccttttgttgttgagcttgACCTCCGAG ATGATGGGGCTGAAATTCAGGATGTTCTTCTGGATCTGGTAGGCAGACACACTGTCCCACAAATATTTGTGAATGGGAAGCATATTGGTGGCTCTGATG ATCTCAAAGCTGCAGTCCAGAGTGGACAATTGCAGAAACTTCTTAGCACAAGTTGA
- the LOC142626020 gene encoding putative methyltransferase PMT27, whose product MPMGKSRISKRTSSSTNSYASTATTLVFLALCVLGVWMLSSNSVTPPETTTRNTITRKEPQTTTTTTKSNLPAFEDNPGDLPDDAIKSDDEANDNGGKSQQDQKVAILPEISKDSIVDNGGDAIITDKQESSAEDLHGKESSEEQEKHKESENQNTEESSFTQNQRIEETTSEESKQTSINNEESEQNRVSEENNVENQKPNENIQMPDELDQEKRLQQQLKEDENRENTQESQYNEDQQQQQQPKDVEMSNEEKPETQPQKEYQDESQQTQAGSQETQQKEDNKEEGNTESNKGTESNTVETFPAVENTVIPKESKESKKSWATQATQSANEKERRKDESSGNEGTYETTWQLCNLTAGPDYIPCLDNEKAVKKLRSTKHFEHRERHCPEEGPTCLVPVPDGYKKPIEWPKSRDKIWYHNVPHTKLAEVKGHQNWVKVTGEFLTFPGGGTQFIHGALHYIDFLQQSVPAIAWGKQTRVILDVGCGVASFGGYLFERNVIAMSFAPKDEHEAQVQFALERGIPAISAVMGSQRLQFPSRVFDVVHCARCRVPWHADDGLHLLELNRVLRPGGYFVWSATPVYQKLPEDVEIWKAMSSLTASMCWELVTIKKDKLNSIGAAIYRKPTTNDCYNQRKHKRPPMCKEDDDPNAAWYVPLQACMHPVPVDNAERGTKWPEPWPRRVQTPPYWLNSSQMGIYGKPSPQDFATDHEHWKRVVSKSYLTSLGISWSNVRNVMDMRAVYGGFAAALKDLPVWVMNVVNIDSPDTLPIIYERGLFGIYHDWCESFSTYPRTYDLLHADHLFSRLKKRCKLAPVMAEVDRIVRPGGKLIVRDESSIFREVENLLKSLHWEVHVTISKNQEGLLSAQKGDWRPDTYVDSS is encoded by the exons ATGCCAATGGGAAAGTCCCGTATTAGCAAGAGGACTTCTTCCTCTACAAATTCGTACGCATCAACAGCAACAACATTGGTGTTTTTAGCACTATGTGTTTTGGGTGTATGGATGCTAAGCTCTAATTCTGTAACTCCCCCAGAAACAACCACTCGCAACACAATAACCAGAAAGGAACcccaaaccaccaccaccaccaccaaatccAATCTTCCTGCCTTTGAAGACAATCCAGGCGATCTCCCTGACGATGCCATCAAATCTGATGATGAAGCTAACGATAATGGTGGTAAATCTCAGCAAGATCAGAAGGTGGCTATATTGCCAGAGATTTCCAAGGACTCCATTGTGGATAATGGTGGTGATGCCATAATTACTGACAAACAAGAATCATCTGCAGAAGATTTACATGGAAAAGAATCTTCTGAAGAGCaggaaaaacataaagaaagcGAGAATCAGAATACTGAGGAAAGCTCTTTCACTCAAAACCAACGAATTGAAGAAACAACCTCCGAggaaagcaagcaaacaagTATTAATAATGAAGAAAGCGAGCAAAACAGAGTTTCGGAAGAGAACAATGttgaaaatcaaaaaccaaacgAAAATATTCAGATGCCTGATGAATTAGATCAAGAAAAACGCTTACAACAGCAACTGAAAGAAGATGAAAACCGTGAAAACACCCAAGAATCTCAGTATAATgaagatcaacaacaacaacaacaaccaaaagaCGTGGAAATGAGCAATGAAGAAAAGCCTGAGACTCAACCACAGAAAGAATACCAAGACGAATCTCAACAAACCCAAGCTGGGAGTCAAGAAACTCAGCAAAAAGAAGACAACAAAGAGGAGGGAAACACTGAAAGCAACAAGGGAACTGAGTCAAACACGGTCGAGACATTCCCTGCTGTAGAGAACACGGTGATTCCAAAAGAATCTAAAGAGTCAAAGAAATCGTGGGCGACTCAGGCAACTCAATCAGCCAACGAGAAAGAGAGACGCAAAGACGAGTCGAGCGGGAACGAGGGTACGTATGAGACCACGTGGCAGCTATGTAACTTGACAGCTGGTCCTGATTATATACCATGTTTGGACAACGAGAAAGCTGTGAAAAAATTGCGAAGTACTAAACACTTCGAGCACAGAGAGAGGCATTGTCCTGAAGAGGGACCCACTTGCCTTGTCCCAGTTCCGGACGGTTATAAAAAACCCATCGAGTGGCCCAAAAGCAGAGATAAG ATATGGTACCACAATGTACCACACACGAAGCTTGCGGAGGTGAAGGGGCACCAAAATTGGGTTAAGGTGACCGGTGAGTTCTTAACTTTCCCTGGTGGTGGGACTCAGTTCATACATGGTGCGCTCCACTACattgattttctccaacag TCAGTACCTGCCATCGCTTGGGGGAAGCAAACTCGAGTCATTTTGGACGTTGGCTGCGGTGTTGCAAGCTTTGGGGGTTATCTTTTCGAGAGAAATGTTATTGCAATGTCTTTTGCACCCAAAGATGAACATGAGGCTCAAGTTCAGTTTGCCCTTGAAAGAGGAATACCTGCAATATCCGCTGTCATGGGTTCTCAGCGCCTTCAATTCCCAAGCAGGGTCTTTGATGTTGTGCACTGTGCACGTTGTAGAGTGCCTTGGCATGCAGATG ATGGTTTGCATCTTTTGGAATTGAACCGCGTTCTAAGACCAGGGGGTTATTTTGTCTGGTCTGCTACTCCAGTGTACCAAAAGCTCCCAGAAGATGTGGAAATCTGGAAGG CAATGTCTTCACTGACGGCCTCCATGTGTTGGGAGCTGGTCACCATAAAGAAGGATAAACTAAATTCAATTGGAGCTGCCATCTACCGCAAACCTACCACAAACGATTGCTATAACCAGAGAAAACATAAACGTCCTCCAATGTGCAAAGAAGATGATGATCCAAATGCAGCCTG GTATGTGCCACTGCAGGCATGCATGCACCCAGTGCCCGTTGACAATGCTGAGAGAGGCACCAAATGGCCTGAGCCTTGGCCTCGTCGAGTACAGACGCCTCCTTACTGGTTAAACAGTTCCCAGATGGGAATTTATGGGAAACCATCTCCTCAAGACTTTGCCACAGACCATGAACATTGGAAGCGAGTGGTGAGCAAGTCATATTTGACCAGTTTAGGCATCAGCTGGTCCAATGTGAGAAATGTCATGGACATGAGAGCAGTCTATGGGGG ATTTGCAGCAGCTCTAAAGGACCTTCCAGTATGGGTCATGAATGTGGTGAACATAGACTCTCCAGATACACTTCCCATTATCTATGAGCGTGGTCTTTTTGGCATATACCATGATTGGTGTGAATCCTTCAGCACATACCCACGCACTTACGATCTCCTGCATGCTGATCATCTTTTCTCAAGGCTGAAAAAGAG GTGCAAGCTTGCTCCTGTAATGGCAGAGGTAGATAGAATAGTCAGACCTGGAGGTAAATTGATTGTCCGTGACGAGTCCAGCATTTTTCGGGAGGTTGAGAACTTGCTGAAGTCCCTGCACTGGGAGGTTCATGTAACCATCTCCAAGAACCAAGAAGGGTTGCTCAGTGCACAGAAAGGCGATTGGCGGCCAGACACATATGTAGATTCTTCCTGA